A genomic window from Paenibacillus sp. FSL K6-0276 includes:
- a CDS encoding metalloregulator ArsR/SmtB family transcription factor, which translates to MQLEKIVNYHKALADPTRLRLLLLLSQGEMHGQALAEKLNLSQPTVTHHAAKLREAALIKERRDKNTVYFKLNPEFISSGAEASLQFIFSKGARNMEEKSPENSLKESVLRNFFSKDGRLRQIPAQYKKKLIALQYMVEKLEPGMVYTEKEINEFIKQFHEDFATIRREFIMHQFMYRENDKYELNPREIWTRWEDVK; encoded by the coding sequence ATGCAGTTGGAAAAAATAGTGAACTATCATAAAGCTTTGGCTGATCCAACGCGTCTGCGTTTATTGTTGCTTCTGTCTCAAGGAGAAATGCACGGACAAGCGCTGGCCGAGAAATTGAATTTATCGCAACCAACAGTAACTCATCATGCTGCGAAATTACGTGAAGCGGCTCTAATTAAGGAACGACGTGACAAAAATACGGTTTATTTTAAGTTGAATCCAGAGTTCATTAGTAGTGGCGCTGAGGCTTCACTTCAGTTTATTTTTTCGAAAGGAGCGAGAAATATGGAAGAGAAATCACCTGAGAATAGTCTAAAGGAGTCTGTGCTTCGTAATTTTTTCTCGAAGGATGGGCGGCTTCGGCAAATCCCGGCACAGTATAAGAAGAAGCTGATCGCACTTCAGTACATGGTTGAGAAGCTAGAGCCTGGGATGGTTTATACTGAAAAGGAAATCAATGAGTTCATTAAGCAATTTCATGAAGATTTCGCCACGATTCGGCGTGAATTTATTATGCATCAGTTTATGTATCGTGAGAATGACAAATATGAGCTAAATCCCCGAGAAATATGGACACGTTGGGAAGATGTCAAATAA
- a CDS encoding ABC transporter substrate-binding protein, with protein sequence MKIRKKLSLSLMIITLCFSVLAGCGGKSEMVKVKIGEVTRSVFYAPEYVALSQNFFKDEGLDVELQTIPGGDKTMTALLSGAIDVALVGSETSIYVYQQGSDDPVINFAQLTQRDGTFLFARKADGAFNWDKVKGSTFLGQRKGGMPQMAGAFTLSKKGIDPTKDITLIQNIDFANIAGAFASGTGDYVQLFEPQASIFEREGRGQVVASFGVESGYLPYTVFMSKNSYISENGDTVQKFTNAIQRAQLWVKEHSPEEIADAIMTYFDKTDKDIVVSAVKRYKEQDTYAVNPIIDQEEWNNLLDVIDNAGELKERVPADKIVNNSFAEKAEKSIKSSTSK encoded by the coding sequence ATGAAGATTAGGAAAAAGCTGTCATTGTCGCTCATGATCATTACTTTATGCTTTTCAGTGCTTGCCGGTTGCGGCGGAAAGTCAGAGATGGTAAAGGTGAAGATTGGTGAAGTTACCCGTTCTGTCTTTTATGCACCCGAATATGTTGCCTTATCACAAAACTTCTTTAAAGATGAAGGTCTTGATGTAGAACTACAGACGATCCCCGGTGGAGATAAAACCATGACTGCACTCCTCTCAGGTGCCATCGATGTTGCGTTGGTAGGTTCTGAAACCTCCATTTATGTGTATCAGCAGGGTTCAGATGATCCGGTCATTAATTTTGCACAGCTGACTCAGAGGGATGGAACGTTCCTGTTTGCCCGTAAGGCTGACGGAGCGTTTAACTGGGATAAAGTGAAGGGGTCTACCTTCCTGGGGCAAAGAAAAGGTGGTATGCCTCAAATGGCTGGCGCGTTTACTTTATCTAAAAAAGGAATAGATCCTACAAAGGACATTACCTTAATCCAAAATATTGACTTTGCCAATATTGCTGGAGCATTTGCTTCAGGTACTGGCGATTATGTTCAGTTGTTTGAACCACAGGCTTCTATCTTTGAACGTGAGGGACGAGGGCAGGTAGTGGCTTCGTTTGGGGTGGAAAGCGGCTATTTACCGTACACCGTGTTTATGTCTAAGAACAGTTATATTAGTGAAAATGGAGACACAGTACAGAAGTTCACAAATGCGATCCAGCGTGCTCAGCTTTGGGTGAAGGAACATAGCCCTGAAGAAATCGCGGATGCGATTATGACTTATTTTGATAAGACGGATAAAGATATCGTGGTTTCTGCAGTCAAACGTTATAAGGAACAGGATACCTATGCGGTTAATCCAATTATAGATCAAGAAGAATGGAACAATCTGCTTGATGTCATTGATAATGCTGGTGAGCTTAAAGAACGCGTACCTGCTGACAAAATAGTGAATAACAGTTTTGCTGAGAAAGCTGAGAAGAGCATAAAGAGCAGCACTTCAAAATAA
- a CDS encoding alpha-amylase family glycosyl hydrolase, whose protein sequence is MYKGATFKTKKITICSLVGISLTTLLLSGCTGNQSNNQSTASPSPKANTSQSTVTPQAAKVINKTDEQPSTVYYELFVRSFYDSDGDGIGDLKGITQKLDYLNDGNPETTTDLGIGGIWLMPINPSPSYHGYDVTDYRAINPDYGTLEDLQELTKEAHKRGIKVIMDLVVNHTSKEHPWFVDSAKNTDSKYRDWYVWAEDQGRSANGASAAGSGNAWHALLGSHYLGGFWEGMPDLNFDNAEVRTEMKDIGKFWLEQGVDGFRLDAAKHIYEDLLSDKSEATTAKNVSWWQEFRKAMNEVNPEAYIVGEVWENSAVTVGAYLDQAFDSSFNFGLAETLVNSVKTEKDSGTAFTLERSYKLYSKISDNHFTDAIFLTNHDQNRVMSQLDNNPNHAKMAAALLLTLPGNPFIYYGEEIGMLGVKPDEGIREPMRWMATDQVEGQTTWEAGSNNTDAIGVDVESQTNNSSSLLERYRELIALRNEVPALRDGGIRDYASGNTGVMAYERLTTQDQVLVIHNLTGEEQKIALHPSVDGISYSKIFKTIADKATLNSDQLSLPPYSTVIVE, encoded by the coding sequence ATGTATAAAGGTGCTACATTCAAAACCAAAAAAATCACAATATGCTCTCTGGTGGGCATCAGCCTAACCACATTACTGCTGTCCGGTTGTACTGGAAATCAAAGCAACAATCAATCAACGGCCTCTCCTTCCCCAAAAGCAAACACTTCTCAGAGTACCGTTACTCCCCAAGCTGCAAAAGTCATAAATAAAACGGACGAACAACCTTCCACGGTTTATTATGAATTATTTGTTCGTTCCTTCTATGATTCAGACGGGGATGGCATTGGAGATCTCAAAGGAATCACCCAAAAGCTGGATTACTTAAATGATGGGAATCCTGAAACCACGACTGATTTGGGGATTGGTGGGATTTGGCTCATGCCCATCAACCCATCACCAAGCTATCATGGATACGATGTAACCGATTATCGTGCGATTAATCCTGATTATGGGACACTTGAGGATTTGCAGGAGCTAACTAAGGAAGCACATAAGCGGGGAATTAAAGTGATTATGGATCTAGTTGTGAATCATACCTCCAAAGAACACCCATGGTTCGTAGATTCGGCTAAAAACACCGACAGCAAATATCGCGATTGGTACGTCTGGGCAGAAGATCAAGGGCGTTCAGCAAATGGAGCCAGCGCCGCCGGCAGTGGAAATGCATGGCACGCTTTACTTGGAAGTCATTATCTGGGCGGCTTTTGGGAAGGCATGCCTGATCTAAATTTCGATAATGCTGAAGTTCGCACTGAAATGAAGGACATCGGAAAGTTTTGGCTGGAGCAAGGTGTGGATGGATTCCGTCTAGATGCTGCGAAACATATCTACGAAGATCTTTTGAGTGACAAAAGTGAGGCTACAACCGCTAAAAATGTATCTTGGTGGCAAGAGTTCCGCAAAGCCATGAATGAAGTAAATCCAGAGGCCTATATAGTCGGCGAGGTATGGGAAAATTCTGCTGTCACTGTCGGTGCTTATTTAGACCAAGCCTTTGACTCAAGCTTTAACTTTGGCTTAGCTGAAACACTGGTTAATTCTGTAAAAACCGAAAAAGACAGTGGGACTGCCTTTACGCTGGAACGATCGTATAAGTTGTATTCCAAAATATCCGATAACCATTTTACCGATGCTATTTTCTTGACGAATCATGATCAAAACAGAGTCATGAGTCAATTAGACAACAACCCAAATCATGCTAAAATGGCAGCAGCCCTACTGTTAACTTTGCCTGGAAATCCTTTTATTTATTATGGTGAAGAAATCGGAATGCTGGGTGTGAAACCAGATGAAGGGATTCGAGAGCCTATGAGATGGATGGCAACGGATCAAGTCGAGGGGCAGACTACTTGGGAGGCTGGAAGCAATAATACTGATGCGATCGGCGTTGATGTCGAGAGCCAGACTAATAACAGCAGCTCATTGCTAGAAAGATATCGCGAACTCATTGCATTAAGAAATGAAGTTCCTGCGCTCCGAGATGGCGGAATCCGTGACTATGCATCTGGCAACACCGGGGTTATGGCCTACGAACGACTAACAACGCAAGATCAGGTACTCGTTATTCATAACCTTACCGGTGAAGAACAAAAAATTGCATTACATCCCAGCGTTGATGGTATCTCTTACTCCAAGATCTTTAAGACGATTGCTGACAAAGCTACTTTGAATTCAGATCAACTTTCCCTTCCTCCTTATTCAACGGTTATTGTAGAGTAA
- a CDS encoding FMN-dependent NADH-azoreductase, translating to MSKVLFIKANNRPAEQSVSVKLYNEFLENYKLNNPEDEITELDLFAEQLPYYDNTLITGMYKAAQGYELTAEEAAGAAVVNKYLEQFIAADKVVFGFPLWNMTVPAVLHTYVDYLCQAGKTFSYTAEGPVGLLTGKKAIVLNARGGIYSEGPAASAEMAVNFIVGNLNLWGIKDITQVIIEGHNQLPAQSAEIIENGLQLAKETAASF from the coding sequence ATGTCTAAAGTTTTATTCATCAAAGCAAATAACCGTCCAGCAGAACAATCCGTAAGTGTTAAGCTTTACAACGAGTTCTTGGAGAACTACAAACTCAACAACCCAGAAGATGAGATCACTGAACTTGATCTGTTCGCAGAGCAACTTCCTTACTACGACAATACCTTGATTACTGGCATGTACAAAGCAGCTCAAGGTTACGAACTAACAGCTGAAGAAGCAGCAGGTGCTGCTGTAGTTAATAAATATCTGGAACAGTTCATCGCTGCAGATAAAGTAGTATTCGGTTTCCCACTGTGGAACATGACCGTACCAGCAGTATTGCATACTTATGTCGATTACCTCTGCCAAGCTGGCAAAACATTCTCTTACACTGCTGAAGGCCCAGTTGGTCTTTTGACAGGTAAGAAAGCAATCGTTCTGAACGCTAGAGGTGGCATTTATTCCGAAGGTCCTGCAGCAAGTGCTGAAATGGCTGTAAACTTCATCGTTGGTAACCTTAACCTATGGGGTATCAAAGATATTACACAAGTAATCATCGAAGGTCACAACCAACTTCCTGCGCAATCCGCTGAAATCATTGAGAACGGACTACAATTGGCCAAGGAAACTGCTGCGTCGTTCTAA
- the rsgA gene encoding ribosome small subunit-dependent GTPase A produces MTNIKQYGWNENWSTKWVEKWKQPEDKQLVPGRIVGDFGSKYRVMTDLGETWGELSGKLRHTFVASGDFPAIGDWVALAMQDGGEHAIIHGILPRHSVISRKVAGNTQEEQIVASNVDTLFLVSALNDDFNVRRMERYLIMAWNSGANPVILLTKADLCLDAESKIAEMESAAPGVSVHAVSALQDDGREKLLPYIGSGQTVALTGSSGCGKSTMVNWLCGKNLQLTQDVREGDSRGRHTTTHRELFVMPDGGIIVDTPGMRELQLWEDEGGLDLAFSDISSLGATCRFSNCRHEREEGCAVLEAVRSGELEEKRLLNYRKTQRELLYQSTKEVKLKRKSAASSKVGSSRTRGYGWRKELDEY; encoded by the coding sequence ATGACTAACATAAAGCAATATGGATGGAATGAAAATTGGAGCACAAAATGGGTTGAAAAGTGGAAACAACCGGAGGATAAACAACTTGTTCCCGGAAGGATTGTAGGTGATTTTGGAAGTAAGTATAGGGTAATGACTGATTTGGGAGAGACATGGGGAGAGCTATCAGGTAAGCTGAGACATACGTTTGTTGCTTCAGGTGATTTTCCAGCGATCGGCGACTGGGTGGCTCTTGCAATGCAGGATGGCGGTGAGCATGCGATTATACATGGGATATTGCCTCGACATAGTGTCATCTCACGCAAGGTAGCAGGTAACACACAAGAGGAGCAAATTGTTGCCTCGAATGTGGACACCTTATTTCTGGTCAGTGCTTTGAATGATGACTTTAATGTTCGGCGCATGGAGAGATACCTAATCATGGCTTGGAACAGTGGGGCAAATCCAGTCATTCTGTTGACCAAAGCGGATCTTTGCCTAGATGCAGAGAGTAAAATCGCCGAAATGGAAAGTGCAGCTCCAGGAGTTTCAGTACATGCAGTTAGCGCTTTGCAAGATGATGGGCGTGAGAAGCTGCTTCCTTACATCGGCAGTGGACAGACAGTGGCACTAACGGGCTCATCAGGCTGTGGTAAATCAACTATGGTCAACTGGCTTTGCGGAAAGAACCTTCAGCTTACACAGGATGTTAGAGAAGGAGATAGCCGCGGACGTCATACTACTACGCACCGTGAACTGTTTGTTATGCCAGACGGTGGGATTATAGTGGATACACCGGGGATGCGCGAGCTGCAGCTGTGGGAAGATGAGGGTGGGCTGGATCTAGCGTTCAGTGATATCAGCAGCTTAGGTGCTACATGTCGTTTTAGTAACTGCAGACATGAACGAGAAGAGGGCTGTGCCGTTCTGGAAGCAGTTCGAAGCGGTGAGCTGGAAGAGAAGAGACTGCTGAACTACAGAAAGACACAGCGTGAGCTGCTGTACCAAAGTACCAAAGAGGTGAAACTCAAGAGAAAAAGCGCTGCTTCTTCTAAAGTTGGTTCGTCAAGGACCAGAGGGTACGGATGGCGTAAAGAACTGGATGAGTATTAG
- a CDS encoding DUF3939 domain-containing protein, which yields MFFKRTKKQPQTDHVTVTLNQVKQAIRQFEEDMPALINRTSLILDDKRIDLSRLKRYLGGVPEQNFYMSRETYEVFEEGDKLVPYYLDMVQSAVDNYISDTGQLPLVEDAWLPEVHYRLLATESYLKETPPFPLYITEEEMMLTHRAEHFE from the coding sequence ATGTTTTTCAAACGCACAAAAAAACAACCCCAAACCGATCATGTCACTGTTACCTTAAATCAAGTCAAGCAGGCGATCAGACAGTTTGAAGAAGATATGCCTGCGCTCATTAATAGAACATCCTTAATCCTTGACGACAAAAGAATAGATTTGAGCCGACTAAAACGCTATTTAGGTGGAGTTCCAGAGCAGAATTTCTATATGTCACGTGAGACGTATGAAGTTTTCGAGGAAGGAGATAAGCTTGTTCCGTATTACCTTGATATGGTTCAGTCCGCTGTAGACAATTACATCAGTGATACAGGTCAGCTACCACTTGTTGAAGATGCTTGGTTACCTGAAGTCCATTATCGATTGCTAGCCACAGAAAGTTATCTCAAAGAAACCCCTCCTTTCCCACTGTATATCACAGAAGAGGAAATGATGCTGACACATCGAGCGGAGCATTTTGAGTAA
- a CDS encoding transposase, giving the protein MERKRFTALEKLTILQEIECGQIGLKAAARKYGLSKTSVVKWRRRYQLYGYASLEVRTHNQKYSAELKLQVVRDYLEGDLSQSQIIYKYKIASSTRQLD; this is encoded by the coding sequence ATGGAACGAAAAAGGTTTACGGCACTTGAAAAACTAACGATTCTTCAAGAAATCGAATGCGGCCAAATCGGGTTGAAAGCTGCGGCGCGAAAGTACGGATTATCTAAAACATCTGTAGTGAAGTGGCGGAGGCGTTATCAATTGTACGGTTACGCTAGCCTGGAAGTTCGAACCCACAATCAAAAGTATTCAGCAGAACTCAAACTCCAAGTGGTTAGGGATTATCTCGAGGGGGATTTGTCGCAAAGCCAAATCATCTACAAGTATAAAATTGCAAGTTCAACTCGCCAATTGGATTAA
- a CDS encoding HAD family hydrolase produces the protein MKEVQAILFDLDNTLMDRDNTFRSFSTQFVQDFLEHLEPAEAQGVIEDMIHRDADGYRDKDGFFAELSGVLPWETPVSAEHIRTYYDASYINHGATMKDAVDVLKYCKVRGYILGLVTNGKVDIQNTKIDTLGLREYFKTIVISGEVGIAKPDPKIYQLALERLGVTADQTLFIGDHPVNDIWGAGKAGLQGIWLQRKHAWDDQLDIQPWKKISELNELKSIL, from the coding sequence ATGAAAGAAGTACAAGCCATATTATTTGATCTGGATAATACTTTAATGGATCGCGATAATACGTTTCGTAGTTTTAGTACTCAGTTTGTTCAGGATTTTCTAGAACATCTAGAACCTGCGGAAGCGCAGGGTGTTATAGAAGATATGATCCACAGAGACGCTGATGGATATCGTGATAAGGACGGATTCTTCGCAGAGCTAAGTGGGGTACTACCTTGGGAAACGCCAGTTTCGGCTGAACATATTCGTACGTATTATGACGCGAGCTATATCAACCACGGAGCAACGATGAAGGATGCTGTGGATGTTCTGAAGTACTGTAAAGTGCGTGGTTATATACTTGGACTGGTTACCAACGGCAAAGTAGATATCCAGAACACTAAAATTGATACCCTTGGCCTGCGAGAGTACTTCAAGACTATTGTCATTTCTGGAGAAGTAGGTATCGCTAAGCCCGATCCTAAGATTTATCAACTTGCATTAGAGAGATTGGGAGTTACTGCGGATCAGACGTTGTTTATCGGAGATCATCCAGTGAACGATATCTGGGGTGCAGGCAAAGCGGGGCTTCAAGGCATTTGGCTGCAAAGAAAACATGCCTGGGACGATCAGTTGGACATACAACCTTGGAAGAAGATCAGTGAGTTGAATGAGCTTAAGTCCATTTTGTAA
- a CDS encoding integrase core domain-containing protein, whose amino-acid sequence MSRVGCCIDNGPMESFWGTLKCEKYYLHTYRTFENLQKDIDAYIHFYNN is encoded by the coding sequence ATGTCACGAGTGGGATGCTGCATTGATAATGGACCGATGGAATCCTTTTGGGGAACCTTGAAATGCGAGAAGTACTACTTACATACCTACCGAACCTTTGAAAATCTCCAAAAAGATATTGATGCCTACATTCACTTTTATAATAACTAG